The proteins below are encoded in one region of Flammeovirga kamogawensis:
- a CDS encoding succinylglutamate desuccinylase/aspartoacylase family protein, with translation MSKDKFVLLGTEIPKGKGAVLELEVAKLHTSNSLKVPVIVERGKEDGPVLLLLGGVHGNESNGVAIVRDIIRKKYNIPKRGTIICIPVFNVFGYLNLTREFPDGRDLNRMFPGSSKGSLASQFAFKFTKEIAPFVDYVLDFHTGGADRSNYPNVRCDINNEKQLSLAQVFGAPYLMHSKYIAHSLRETVHKLGKTIILFEGGKSLQLDKSVIDCGVTGAINVMKYLKMHDGEIEVNSETVLIEKSKWIRASYSGIFESAVENGQKVTKKMLLGRISDPFGKFEKKIYAPFDCYIFGLNTAPNVYKGDAIFHVSVNK, from the coding sequence ATGTCTAAAGATAAATTTGTTCTTTTAGGAACGGAAATCCCTAAAGGGAAAGGTGCTGTACTTGAGTTAGAAGTTGCAAAACTACATACGAGTAATAGTTTGAAAGTACCTGTAATTGTAGAACGAGGAAAAGAAGATGGCCCTGTTTTATTGTTACTAGGCGGTGTGCATGGAAACGAATCGAACGGTGTTGCAATTGTTAGAGATATTATTAGAAAAAAATACAATATACCAAAGAGAGGTACTATAATTTGTATTCCTGTTTTTAACGTTTTTGGGTATTTAAATTTGACAAGAGAATTTCCTGATGGAAGAGATTTAAACCGCATGTTCCCAGGATCTAGTAAAGGTTCTTTGGCAAGTCAGTTTGCGTTTAAGTTTACCAAAGAAATTGCCCCATTTGTAGATTATGTTTTAGACTTTCATACAGGTGGTGCGGATAGAAGCAACTATCCTAATGTTAGATGTGATATTAACAATGAAAAGCAGCTTAGTTTAGCACAGGTTTTTGGTGCTCCATACCTAATGCATTCTAAATATATTGCACATTCATTAAGAGAAACAGTACATAAATTAGGGAAGACAATTATTTTATTTGAAGGTGGTAAATCATTGCAATTGGATAAGTCTGTAATAGATTGTGGTGTAACTGGAGCTATAAATGTCATGAAGTATTTAAAGATGCATGATGGCGAAATAGAGGTGAATTCAGAAACTGTTCTAATTGAGAAAAGTAAATGGATAAGAGCTTCTTATTCTGGCATATTTGAATCTGCTGTTGAGAATGGTCAGAAAGTAACAAAGAAAATGCTGTTAGGTAGAATATCAGACCCTTTTGGTAAATTTGAAAAGAAAATATATGCGCCTTTTGATTGTTATATATTTGGTTTAAATACAGCACCTAATGTATATAAAGGTGATGCGATTTTTCATGTAAGTGTTAATAAATAA
- the rimK gene encoding 30S ribosomal protein S6--L-glutamate ligase — translation MKIAILSRNNNLYSTKRLVEAAEELGHEAIIVDHLKCTIELEKKSPRVFYNGKYLENIDAIIPRIGSSVTFYGTAVVRQFEMMNVFSAVGSQALTDSRDKLRSLQILAKAGVGLPKTVFTNYAKDVDHVIESVGGAPLILKLLEGTQGLGVVLAETKNAASSVIEAFNGLKARVIAQQFIKESGGADIRVFVVDGRVIGAMKRQGKEGEFRSNLHRGGSAELIELSNEEELTALKATKAMGLGVAGVDMLQSTNGPLVLEVNSSPGLEGIENATKIDIAKEIIKYLERNV, via the coding sequence ATGAAAATTGCAATTCTCTCTAGAAACAATAATTTATATTCTACAAAACGTTTAGTAGAAGCAGCAGAAGAGTTAGGACATGAAGCTATCATTGTAGACCATTTAAAGTGTACAATAGAATTAGAAAAGAAAAGCCCAAGAGTATTTTATAATGGTAAATACTTAGAAAATATAGATGCTATTATTCCAAGAATTGGTTCTTCAGTAACTTTCTATGGTACCGCTGTGGTACGTCAGTTCGAGATGATGAATGTTTTTTCTGCAGTGGGTTCTCAGGCATTGACTGATTCAAGAGATAAACTAAGAAGTTTACAAATTTTGGCTAAGGCTGGAGTGGGGTTACCTAAAACAGTGTTTACTAACTATGCAAAAGATGTAGATCATGTGATTGAATCTGTAGGTGGTGCTCCATTAATCCTTAAACTTTTAGAAGGTACACAAGGGTTAGGTGTTGTGTTAGCAGAAACAAAGAATGCGGCAAGTTCTGTAATTGAAGCTTTTAATGGTCTAAAAGCAAGAGTTATTGCCCAGCAATTTATTAAAGAATCTGGAGGGGCAGATATTCGTGTTTTTGTGGTAGACGGACGTGTAATTGGAGCAATGAAACGCCAAGGTAAAGAGGGTGAATTCCGTTCTAACCTACATAGAGGAGGTAGCGCAGAGTTAATTGAGTTATCTAATGAAGAAGAACTTACGGCATTAAAAGCAACAAAAGCAATGGGACTTGGTGTAGCAGGGGTAGATATGTTACAGTCTACAAATGGACCGTTGGTTTTAGAAGTCAATTCTTCTCCTGGTTTAGAGGGAATAGAAAATGCGACGAAAATTGATATTGCAAAAGAAATTATTAAATACTTAGAAAGAAATGTCTAA
- a CDS encoding ATP-dependent zinc protease family protein, with amino-acid sequence MEIIGRSDKVDFPDLYLEDLAVKIDTGAYTSSIHCHDIKEIEIKGIKYLHFKTLDPAYLKYQNQVIKVKEYTEKNIRSSFGEVEKRFIIKTQVILFNKKYPIELSLTNRSEMKFPVLIGRKFLNKKFMVDTSKKDESFLLKNNLTQ; translated from the coding sequence ATGGAAATAATTGGAAGAAGTGACAAAGTGGATTTTCCTGATTTATACTTGGAAGACCTTGCTGTGAAAATAGATACAGGTGCTTATACTTCATCAATCCACTGTCATGATATAAAAGAAATAGAAATTAAAGGTATAAAATACCTTCATTTTAAAACACTTGACCCAGCGTATTTAAAATACCAAAATCAAGTAATTAAGGTAAAAGAATATACAGAAAAAAATATTAGAAGTTCCTTTGGGGAGGTTGAGAAACGATTTATAATAAAGACTCAGGTTATTCTTTTTAATAAGAAATACCCAATTGAATTATCACTTACTAATAGAAGTGAAATGAAGTTTCCTGTTTTAATTGGAAGGAAATTTTTAAATAAAAAATTTATGGTGGATACGTCTAAAAAGGACGAATCATTCCTACTAAAAAATAATTTAACTCAATAA
- a CDS encoding transposase translates to MNEDQEYQYTKRTQKDYSYSFKLQVVDEVERGEIGITAARLKYGIQGHGTIRTWIRKYGNLDWDNKSDLKMGKTPEQKLLELEQKVLLLEKQKASLEKQLYVTDKKAIFFDMMIDIAEDEFNIPIRKKSLPKQLTNSKKKKK, encoded by the coding sequence ATGAATGAAGATCAAGAATATCAGTACACTAAACGTACACAAAAAGATTATAGCTACTCTTTTAAATTACAAGTTGTAGATGAAGTGGAACGAGGGGAAATAGGTATAACGGCAGCAAGACTTAAATATGGAATACAAGGTCATGGTACCATCCGTACTTGGATAAGAAAGTATGGTAATTTAGATTGGGATAATAAATCTGATTTAAAAATGGGAAAGACACCAGAACAAAAATTATTGGAGCTAGAACAAAAGGTTCTATTATTAGAGAAGCAAAAAGCTTCTTTAGAAAAACAACTCTACGTAACAGATAAAAAAGCAATTTTCTTTGATATGATGATCGATATTGCTGAGGATGAGTTTAATATTCCTATTAGAAAAAAGTCTTTACCCAAGCAGTTGACCAATTCAAAAAAGAAGAAAAAATAG
- a CDS encoding IS3 family transposase has translation MLGLNRQIYYRSKRKVKKNNSIASKVVDLVKRIRLKQTKIGTRKLYQLLLPELQLLNVGRDKLFDIMRANRLDIKPKKQYHVTTNSHHRFKKHKNLIEHLEINRPEQVLVSDITYIGERSNPMYLSLVTDAYSKKIMGLNVSDSLNANGAIAALKEALKNRNYVDLPMIHHSDRGLQYCSHEYQRHLQENKVLCSMTESYDPYQNAVAERINGILKQEFILGIKINDLDLMNKFIRESVYIYNNERPHWSNYMKTPVEMHQQSEIKMRTYKSKNSTESTLDAINI, from the coding sequence TTGCTTGGGTTAAATCGACAAATTTATTATCGTTCGAAAAGGAAAGTAAAAAAGAATAATAGTATTGCATCTAAAGTAGTAGACTTAGTGAAAAGAATTCGTTTGAAGCAAACTAAAATAGGGACAAGGAAATTATATCAATTACTTCTTCCTGAATTGCAATTACTAAATGTAGGTAGAGATAAGCTTTTTGATATCATGAGGGCTAATCGACTCGATATCAAGCCTAAAAAACAATATCATGTCACTACAAATTCTCATCACAGATTTAAAAAGCATAAAAACCTTATTGAGCATTTGGAAATAAATAGACCTGAACAAGTATTAGTTTCTGATATAACTTACATAGGTGAGCGAAGTAACCCAATGTATCTCTCCTTAGTAACAGATGCCTATTCTAAGAAAATAATGGGGTTAAATGTATCAGATAGTTTGAATGCAAATGGAGCTATTGCAGCATTAAAAGAAGCACTGAAAAATAGAAACTATGTTGATTTACCAATGATACACCATTCAGATAGAGGATTACAATATTGTAGTCACGAGTATCAACGACATCTTCAGGAAAATAAAGTATTGTGCTCGATGACAGAATCTTACGATCCTTATCAAAATGCAGTAGCAGAAAGAATAAACGGAATTCTTAAGCAAGAATTTATTTTAGGAATAAAAATTAATGATCTCGATTTAATGAATAAATTTATTAGAGAATCTGTATATATTTACAATAATGAAAGGCCTCATTGGAGTAATTATATGAAGACACCTGTTGAGATGCATCAGCAAAGTGAAATAAAAATGAGAACTTATAAAAGTAAAAATAGCACCGAGTCTACACTCGATGCTATCAATATATAA
- a CDS encoding rhodanese-like domain-containing protein, translated as MLKFLFITFLFLPFNLVFGQTLPLKYEASLASYSDFKTLVEEVEPYREERLISLDRFLEMSKEKNVIILDSRSKFRYDRKHLKGAVNLTFADYTQESLWELIPDPNTIILIYCNNNFIGDQVDFRSKVAKPKPDVVETQILSNKKPIMLALNVPVFINLYGYGYRNIYELNELVNINDKRIKFKGTEVK; from the coding sequence ATGCTAAAATTTCTATTCATTACATTTTTATTTCTTCCTTTTAATTTAGTCTTTGGACAGACTTTGCCATTAAAATATGAGGCATCTTTAGCTAGTTATTCAGATTTTAAAACATTGGTTGAAGAAGTTGAACCTTATCGAGAGGAACGTCTTATAAGCTTAGACAGGTTTCTTGAGATGAGTAAAGAAAAGAACGTAATTATTCTCGACAGCCGTTCTAAATTCAGGTACGATAGAAAACACTTAAAAGGCGCTGTAAACTTGACTTTTGCAGATTATACACAAGAAAGTCTATGGGAGTTAATTCCAGACCCAAACACAATTATTCTAATTTATTGCAATAATAACTTTATTGGAGATCAAGTAGATTTTAGATCTAAAGTTGCAAAACCAAAGCCTGATGTTGTAGAAACGCAAATTTTATCAAACAAAAAGCCAATAATGTTGGCCTTAAATGTTCCTGTTTTTATCAATTTATATGGATATGGTTATCGTAATATTTATGAGTTAAATGAGTTGGTAAATATCAACGACAAGCGTATTAAATTTAAAGGGACAGAAGTAAAATAG
- a CDS encoding caspase family protein — MRLLLFYLLLTFYYLTSFAQQTSFYPYKNYYFTVGDANEDYAIGLMQGYDDQDGMFAVILINADGTYQYMTLGEYSEVTDIKIHPSLPIVAVSSLHKNENKVGELTFYDVKNNALIGKIQGNYEQLQFLDNDSSITALQKSYGFTNRIDRINWKTQKNTGTFYFKDIKKYFISSIPNQLVYLKNGFLSTLDTLNVLDVAKSSTQTIPLQLVSFTTGGKTKYLKDGKIPIWKNNNWSSKTIKNIIPISNPTSLIPRLENSYYIEDINNKFQRYFLSDFSLGNASDYILTQAGSKQLLLFEDKIYYAIGQNNVKEIQSPFYLNLSKNSNVSILSTKIVEKGTWIFTGSGIQFAEFPQRNFIPKKAPPHIDFPKGFKEINKDITWVNKAGTVQKYDFVDTEVKNELPLIKSYQLANNGNKQGSFSKDGLHFTINKKDNIIYAYFNYAGANSIDYLSGINAFNLSSDSIVNTFDDFNAIIDNLIFNRFHYDEKSESIYLCYHSSFGSPSNNYKIDVVKKGSFEKVEEWPEKFTSILSHNRVLNQYEKLNIKGFSPISANKKLGDLNLDWFDGVPYLYIEHKNILLFPFNNKNGNSELFVYDTSLALDNPTFLRSYAIGDKITQIDFHNNQVIIGLKKGEIQFIDLEKLINKSRIKEKQFGENMLSVYINKSHEGKIKGLNFINNGQQLLIRDNNSSFSIWDLKNGLQTFFETSSDKGWFYQKEDTLVHRGKHKVNEKWLLSKEVKIYDSSDYNSIEYLQYDENNTLFLDRNQLVIVSENDSNAISINKLKSNYIYKEYEYSNAVKKTSELLAAKKYKNKIAFLFSNGWVGVYSLKIDQCFYKVDLSTLEKINQLPKESTISMNYGALTIDKNNDALYVSNQNNEVVQLQFSTGDFINKITPFKNSDSPISAIEVNKNLLAIGNTNSKVKIFSTAPLADLFTLYTPTNDIFKKKEVSPFNQSAFYVSYLSRNELMYVDFSNEFFTQHKMKTGQYKLVETAGDYTYETTKAYYLSSQICLNNKIIGIDYSENQYVMEYDLINKSYKKLFKIEVQEDEKMYALFKSPDDTMYGIYITKKDGSYYEQEVVKVLLYSTKNHEKISEINTSTFGVSNLFNHIHFINNHELVFIKDGNTFFTYNLTTKTGKLLNNTEVKNISSNYFLSDGTVLHTAYKSTTSTKNKLLYSIDFNKELEVIDLTTSKSIKHWPLPIDTYRSFLMNDDKVLVTASEKKEILFWDVDQNVGELLATMYLSPSMDYIIYTPDLYYTSTKSIDDLISIKSNNNVYKFEQFDLMLNRPDIVFDRLKFANPKLVEYYTELRKKRIDLLATSVVDAIQNIPTIKVKNAPNLVVNEKETTLSITAASDSSTLASLQIWVNNVPFYGSSALSISDKVFNINQKIPLSMGENKIEVSCTDTLGRESIRWARTVNNQYKRKPKTIIVSIGVSQHQQKDMNLKYADKDAKDFAQLFIDTTDSTTIETILLQNEMVSSENVKATKTRLMETSVDDQVYIFYAGHGTVANKQLFLSTYEIDFNAPEQKGLSYNVLENLLDSIPARNKALFIDACQSGELLDVKNDMGTGIASTESPANSRGLKVKVSAKKSDATLSNIKAVFNELRRGTGAFIFSSASGMEYAYEGEQWKNGVFTYALLKGLSEEDADQNNDGIIKVSELQDYLFKEVSELTNGRQNPTNRLENIGNDFNFYNRKIQE; from the coding sequence ATGCGTTTACTTCTTTTCTACTTACTACTTACATTTTATTATCTTACTTCTTTTGCCCAGCAAACTTCTTTTTATCCTTATAAGAACTACTATTTTACTGTAGGGGATGCCAACGAAGATTATGCAATTGGTCTAATGCAAGGTTATGACGATCAAGATGGAATGTTTGCGGTAATTTTAATTAATGCAGACGGTACATATCAATACATGACTTTAGGTGAATATAGTGAGGTAACTGATATAAAAATACACCCCTCGTTACCAATAGTTGCCGTTTCTTCTTTACATAAAAATGAAAATAAAGTTGGTGAATTGACATTTTACGATGTTAAAAACAATGCACTAATCGGTAAGATTCAAGGAAATTATGAACAGCTTCAGTTCTTAGATAATGATTCATCGATTACAGCTCTTCAGAAAAGCTATGGTTTTACAAATCGCATAGATAGAATAAACTGGAAGACACAAAAAAACACAGGTACTTTTTATTTTAAAGATATTAAAAAGTACTTTATTTCATCTATACCTAATCAATTAGTATACCTTAAAAATGGCTTTTTGAGTACTTTAGATACACTTAATGTACTAGATGTAGCAAAAAGTTCTACGCAAACAATTCCTCTACAGTTAGTCTCTTTTACTACTGGAGGGAAAACTAAATACCTAAAAGATGGGAAAATACCAATTTGGAAAAACAATAATTGGTCGTCTAAAACAATTAAAAATATTATTCCTATTAGTAACCCTACTTCTCTAATTCCAAGGTTAGAAAACAGTTATTATATAGAAGATATTAATAATAAATTCCAAAGGTATTTTCTTTCCGACTTTTCTTTAGGAAATGCATCCGATTATATTTTAACACAAGCTGGTAGTAAACAACTTCTACTTTTCGAGGATAAAATCTATTATGCAATAGGACAAAATAATGTAAAAGAAATACAAAGTCCTTTTTATCTAAATCTTTCAAAGAACAGTAATGTATCTATATTATCAACAAAAATTGTAGAGAAAGGTACTTGGATTTTTACAGGAAGTGGAATTCAGTTTGCAGAGTTTCCTCAAAGGAATTTTATTCCTAAAAAAGCTCCTCCACATATTGATTTCCCAAAAGGGTTTAAAGAAATAAATAAAGATATTACTTGGGTCAATAAAGCTGGTACAGTCCAAAAATATGATTTTGTAGATACTGAGGTAAAAAATGAACTTCCACTTATTAAATCTTACCAACTAGCAAATAATGGAAATAAACAAGGATCATTTTCTAAAGATGGATTGCATTTTACAATTAATAAAAAAGACAATATCATCTATGCCTATTTTAATTACGCTGGAGCAAACTCAATTGATTACCTCTCTGGGATTAATGCGTTTAATTTATCATCAGATTCCATAGTAAATACATTCGATGATTTTAATGCAATTATAGATAACCTAATATTTAATAGGTTTCACTACGACGAAAAATCAGAAAGTATCTATCTATGTTATCACTCTTCCTTTGGGTCTCCATCAAATAATTATAAAATTGATGTGGTTAAAAAAGGTAGCTTTGAAAAGGTTGAAGAATGGCCAGAAAAATTCACTTCGATACTATCACACAATAGAGTTTTAAATCAATACGAAAAGCTAAATATAAAAGGCTTTTCTCCAATTTCTGCAAATAAAAAACTCGGAGATTTAAACCTTGATTGGTTTGATGGTGTACCGTACTTGTATATCGAACACAAAAATATATTATTATTCCCATTTAATAATAAAAATGGAAATAGTGAATTATTTGTCTATGATACCTCTTTGGCTTTAGATAACCCAACTTTTCTTCGTTCGTATGCTATTGGTGATAAAATAACTCAAATTGATTTTCATAACAATCAGGTAATTATTGGATTAAAAAAAGGGGAAATCCAATTTATTGATTTAGAAAAATTAATAAATAAGAGTAGAATTAAAGAGAAGCAATTTGGAGAAAATATGCTTTCTGTTTACATCAATAAATCTCATGAGGGTAAAATAAAAGGGTTAAATTTTATCAATAATGGACAACAACTATTGATACGTGATAACAACTCCTCTTTTAGTATATGGGATTTAAAAAATGGACTGCAAACTTTTTTCGAAACTAGTAGTGATAAAGGGTGGTTTTACCAAAAGGAAGACACGTTAGTTCATAGAGGAAAACACAAGGTAAATGAAAAGTGGCTACTCTCTAAAGAAGTGAAAATTTATGATAGTAGTGATTATAACTCAATAGAATACCTACAATACGACGAGAATAATACCCTTTTTTTAGATCGTAACCAACTAGTTATTGTTTCTGAAAACGACTCTAATGCCATCAGTATTAATAAACTGAAAAGCAATTACATTTATAAAGAATATGAATATAGCAATGCCGTTAAAAAAACAAGTGAATTATTAGCGGCGAAGAAATATAAAAATAAAATTGCCTTCCTATTTAGTAATGGATGGGTAGGTGTCTATTCTTTAAAAATTGACCAATGCTTTTATAAGGTTGATCTATCAACTTTAGAAAAAATTAATCAGTTGCCTAAAGAAAGTACTATTTCCATGAATTATGGAGCACTTACTATTGATAAAAATAATGATGCACTTTATGTTTCTAACCAAAATAATGAAGTTGTACAATTGCAATTCAGTACAGGTGATTTCATCAACAAAATAACGCCATTTAAAAATTCCGACAGCCCTATTTCGGCTATAGAAGTGAATAAAAATTTACTCGCTATAGGAAATACAAATAGTAAGGTGAAAATCTTTTCAACAGCACCTTTAGCAGATCTATTTACTTTATATACACCCACCAACGATATCTTTAAAAAGAAGGAAGTAAGTCCTTTCAATCAAAGTGCATTTTATGTAAGTTACCTCTCTAGAAATGAATTGATGTATGTTGATTTTTCTAATGAGTTTTTTACCCAACATAAAATGAAAACAGGTCAATATAAGCTTGTTGAAACTGCTGGTGATTATACCTACGAGACAACAAAAGCTTATTATCTTTCATCACAAATATGCTTAAATAACAAAATAATAGGCATTGATTATTCAGAGAATCAATACGTAATGGAGTACGATTTGATTAATAAAAGCTATAAAAAGCTTTTTAAAATTGAGGTACAAGAAGATGAAAAAATGTATGCTTTATTCAAAAGCCCTGATGATACAATGTATGGTATCTACATAACAAAAAAAGATGGTTCTTATTACGAACAAGAAGTTGTAAAAGTGCTGCTCTATTCTACGAAGAATCATGAGAAAATCTCTGAAATAAACACCTCTACTTTTGGTGTAAGTAATCTTTTTAATCACATACATTTTATAAATAACCATGAGTTAGTTTTTATAAAAGATGGTAATACTTTCTTCACTTATAATCTAACAACAAAAACTGGTAAATTATTAAATAATACAGAGGTAAAAAACATCTCTTCTAATTACTTCTTAAGTGATGGAACGGTACTACACACAGCTTATAAAAGTACAACATCTACTAAAAACAAACTGCTCTATAGTATTGATTTTAATAAAGAATTAGAAGTTATAGACTTAACTACTTCCAAATCTATAAAACACTGGCCACTCCCTATAGATACTTACCGTTCGTTTTTAATGAACGACGATAAAGTATTGGTCACTGCATCGGAGAAGAAAGAGATTTTGTTTTGGGATGTAGATCAAAATGTTGGTGAGTTATTGGCTACTATGTACCTCTCTCCTAGTATGGATTATATTATCTATACTCCAGACCTATATTATACATCTACTAAAAGTATTGACGACCTTATAAGTATAAAATCTAATAATAATGTCTATAAATTTGAACAGTTTGATTTGATGCTAAATAGACCCGATATAGTATTTGATAGATTAAAATTTGCCAATCCAAAATTGGTGGAATATTATACAGAACTAAGGAAGAAAAGAATCGATTTATTAGCAACTTCAGTGGTAGATGCCATACAAAATATACCTACTATTAAAGTTAAAAATGCACCTAATTTAGTAGTCAATGAAAAAGAAACTACACTCTCTATTACTGCTGCCTCTGATAGTTCGACGTTAGCATCATTGCAAATTTGGGTAAATAATGTTCCTTTTTATGGTTCCTCTGCCCTGTCAATTAGTGATAAAGTTTTCAATATAAATCAAAAAATACCTTTATCTATGGGAGAAAATAAAATAGAAGTTTCTTGTACAGATACACTAGGTAGAGAATCCATCCGATGGGCTAGAACGGTCAATAATCAATATAAAAGAAAACCAAAAACCATTATTGTAAGTATAGGTGTATCGCAGCATCAGCAAAAAGATATGAATTTAAAATATGCTGATAAAGATGCTAAAGATTTTGCTCAATTATTTATTGATACCACTGATTCTACTACTATAGAAACCATTCTATTGCAAAACGAAATGGTAAGTTCTGAAAATGTAAAAGCAACCAAAACTAGATTAATGGAAACTTCCGTAGACGATCAAGTATATATATTTTATGCAGGACACGGAACTGTGGCCAACAAACAACTTTTTCTCTCAACATATGAAATTGATTTTAACGCACCTGAACAAAAAGGCCTAAGCTATAATGTTCTCGAAAATCTATTAGACAGCATCCCTGCAAGAAATAAAGCACTATTTATAGATGCTTGTCAGAGTGGAGAACTTTTAGATGTCAAAAATGACATGGGTACTGGTATTGCAAGTACAGAAAGTCCGGCAAATAGTAGAGGATTAAAGGTTAAAGTAAGTGCTAAAAAAAGTGACGCTACATTAAGCAACATTAAAGCTGTTTTTAATGAGTTAAGACGTGGTACAGGTGCGTTTATTTTTAGTAGCGCTAGTGGTATGGAATATGCCTACGAAGGTGAACAATGGAAAAATGGTGTATTTACCTATGCACTACTAAAAGGTTTATCGGAAGAAGATGCAGACCAGAATAATGATGGTATTATTAAGGTTTCTGAATTACAAGATTACCTATTTAAAGAGGTTTCTGAACTTACAAATGGACGGCAGAACCCTACCAATAGATTAGAAAATATTGGCAACGACTTTAATTTTTACAATAGAAAAATACAAGAGTAG